A segment of the Dissulfurirhabdus thermomarina genome:
GGCCGGTGAGGATGCTGTTGCCCAGGGCGGCGAGGCCCCCTGCGGGCCCGGAATTGACCAGGGCAACGGAGACCGGGACGGCGGGGTGGGTCTTCTGCCACCGGAGGCGGACGGCGGCCGCCAGCCCGGCCGGCCCGGCGCCGACCACTGCGACGTCCACGTCCCACCCCCCCGCCGGGGGCCAGGAGAGCTCGGGGAAGGAGGAGGGGGTCATGAGGTGCTCCACATGCGGGTGCCGAGTGGCAGGGGTTCGATGTGATGACACGACGGGGGCCAAGGGCGATGGATGTTCGGGGGTCGTTTTTTGTGGCTTTGTGTTCGGCTGCCGGCGTTTTCGGGTGCGAAGGACGGCCCGGGGAGTCTGGCCAGAGGATCTTCGATGGCGACTTGCATCTTGGCGGCAAGGATCGGAAGGCCACGGGCCAGCATTTCAGATACAGATATGGGTGTTGCCTCCATAGAGGAACACTCAACCGTCGTCCCGACCCGCTAGGACCTCTTTGAGCACGGCGAGGTAACGTGTGGCGTTGCGCTCCTCGCTGAATTCGCTTACGGCGCGGACGCGGCCCCTTTCTCCCATGGCCCGGCACAGGTCCCGATCCACGGCCAGTCTGCGGCAGGCCTCGACAAAGGCGCCGACGTCGCCGGTGGGGCAGAGGATGCCGGTTGCGCCGTCGACGACCAACTCGGGGATAGCGGTATTGTCAGAGGCGACCACGGGTTTCCCGCAGGCCATGGCCTCCAGGGCCACGTAGCCGAATCCCTCGAAACGGGTGGGGAAAAGCAGGGCATCGCATCCCCGGTACTCCCGGAGTAGTTCCGCCTCGGAAAGTCTGCCCAGGGGCACCATGTTCTTCGGCCATGTGCCCTTGTTGCTGGATCGGAGGCCGGCGGTGAACCTAAGCTGGAAGTCGTCTCCGAGCTCGGCCATGATCGGGGCCAGGAGATCGGCCCCCTTGCGGCGGATGAGATTGCCGACGAAAAGCAGACGGAAGGGCCGCTCCTCTGTTCGGGCCGAATGGTCTGCGGAAACGTCCTCTCGGGGCGTGAAGCGTTCGGTCGGAAGCCAGAGAGGAATAGCCAGGACCCCCCCTAAGCCGAAGGCTTGCCTCAGGCTGCTGGCGGTGTATTCGCTGACAGCCACCACCCGGTCCGCAGCCCTGAAGGAAGCG
Coding sequences within it:
- a CDS encoding glycosyltransferase family 4 protein translates to MKLWLPTLRTGSGADVFVERLAPALMRLGVDVEVSWFDHLFEQAPFLLSRVAPPKNTDIVLANSWNAFAFKRPGIPLVVVEHHCVLDPALRPYKNLAQHIYHTALIRRFEAASFRAADRVVAVSEYTASSLRQAFGLGGVLAIPLWLPTERFTPREDVSADHSARTEERPFRLLFVGNLIRRKGADLLAPIMAELGDDFQLRFTAGLRSSNKGTWPKNMVPLGRLSEAELLREYRGCDALLFPTRFEGFGYVALEAMACGKPVVASDNTAIPELVVDGATGILCPTGDVGAFVEACRRLAVDRDLCRAMGERGRVRAVSEFSEERNATRYLAVLKEVLAGRDDG